In Longimicrobium sp., one genomic interval encodes:
- a CDS encoding PPC domain-containing protein has protein sequence MIKIQRGAAGVAAACLMAACAPSAGAGLQMQPGTAPPIRVGQTVQGTLADTDPSGLERGPFDAYRFDATAGQQLVATMESDTFDTYLTVGRLYGPVMDVVDSDDDGGSGGEGTNSQMRFTVPATGAYVLIAQSFAEEGRGAYTLSLNQAPAPTTGASQAITLGQPVTGEIAETDNVADEDDAFYDAYTFAGRAGQRIAITLESEDFDTYLRVGRMEGGSFEELESDDDGAGGQGTNSMVRMTLEEDGQYVIRVSPLGGGEGAYTLRLEERAAARGPQPAQPLQAGVRAQGVLDEDDPVLESDNSYYDLWSYQGREGEALTIQMMSEDFDTYVAIGRMVNGEWEEVASMDDGGEGTNTLLEVTLPATGEYVIRANSFGAEETGSYTLLVETSRDR, from the coding sequence ATGATCAAGATACAGCGTGGGGCCGCCGGTGTAGCGGCGGCGTGCCTGATGGCGGCCTGTGCCCCGTCCGCCGGCGCGGGCCTGCAGATGCAGCCCGGAACGGCGCCCCCCATCCGCGTGGGCCAGACGGTGCAGGGCACCCTGGCCGACACCGATCCCTCGGGGCTGGAGCGGGGACCGTTCGACGCGTACCGGTTCGACGCCACAGCCGGGCAGCAGCTGGTGGCCACCATGGAATCCGACACCTTCGACACGTACCTCACCGTGGGCCGGCTGTACGGCCCCGTGATGGACGTGGTGGACTCCGACGACGACGGGGGCAGCGGCGGCGAAGGCACCAACTCGCAAATGCGCTTTACCGTTCCCGCCACCGGTGCGTACGTGCTGATCGCCCAGTCGTTCGCCGAGGAGGGCCGCGGGGCATATACGCTGTCGCTGAACCAGGCACCCGCGCCCACCACCGGGGCGTCGCAGGCCATCACCCTGGGACAGCCCGTCACGGGCGAGATCGCCGAGACCGACAACGTCGCGGACGAGGACGACGCCTTCTACGACGCGTACACCTTTGCCGGGCGCGCCGGGCAGCGCATCGCCATCACCCTGGAATCCGAGGACTTCGACACCTACCTGCGGGTCGGGCGCATGGAAGGCGGGTCGTTCGAGGAGCTGGAAAGCGACGACGACGGGGCCGGCGGCCAGGGCACCAACTCCATGGTGCGCATGACGCTGGAGGAAGACGGGCAGTACGTGATCCGCGTCAGCCCGCTGGGCGGGGGCGAGGGCGCGTACACGCTTCGGCTGGAGGAGCGCGCGGCGGCACGCGGTCCGCAGCCCGCGCAGCCGCTGCAGGCCGGGGTGCGCGCGCAGGGCGTGCTGGACGAGGATGATCCCGTGCTGGAGTCCGACAACTCGTACTACGACCTGTGGTCGTACCAGGGCCGCGAGGGCGAGGCGCTGACGATCCAGATGATGTCGGAGGACTTCGACACGTACGTGGCCATCGGCCGGATGGTGAACGGCGAGTGGGAGGAGGTCGCCTCGATGGACGATGGCGGCGAGGGCACCAATACGCTGCTGGAAGTGACCCTTCCCGCCACGGGCGAGTACGTGATCCGCGCCAACTCCTTCGGCGCCGAGGAAACGGGCAGCTACACCCTGCTGGTAGAGACCTCTCGCGACCGCTGA
- a CDS encoding DEAD/DEAH box helicase: MRFDELDLAPELLRNVRELGYDIPTPIQQQAIPFALEGRDVLGRAPTGTGKTAAFMLPTLNRLRGKEGLRALVLCPTRELAIQVAENARMYSRGTELFVGIVYGGTPLDKDLRDLRAGIEVLVATPGRLNDHLERGNVDLSNVEVLILDEADRMLDMGFKPQIDQIMRRCRRTGRQTLLFSATMPNSVKSLAYELLNDPITVEAAPKVTTAEGVEQFVYPVETSKKTELLLHILKQEEVRTALVFSRTKFGADRIAGQLTRAGLTVEVMHSDRNMAQRVRALEAFRSGDVKVLIATDVAQRGIDVEGISHVINYDAPRDPEGYVHRVGRTARAGETGVAITFMSGGEIGDVAAVEHLLGSRIARVNVPGFSVFAEESIDGAPQVTTITMPAETKKEQRAARGRKMGKHAGKELSPEELQKLLGTSSAA; this comes from the coding sequence ATGCGATTCGACGAGTTGGACCTTGCGCCGGAGCTTCTCCGGAACGTGAGGGAACTGGGCTATGACATCCCCACCCCCATTCAGCAGCAGGCCATTCCCTTCGCCCTGGAGGGCCGTGACGTGCTGGGCCGCGCGCCCACCGGTACGGGCAAGACCGCTGCCTTCATGCTTCCCACCCTCAACCGGCTTCGCGGCAAGGAAGGGCTGCGCGCGCTGGTGCTGTGCCCCACCCGCGAACTGGCCATCCAGGTGGCGGAGAACGCGCGGATGTATTCGCGCGGCACCGAGCTGTTCGTGGGCATCGTGTACGGCGGCACGCCGCTGGACAAGGACCTCCGCGACCTGCGCGCCGGCATCGAGGTGCTGGTGGCCACGCCCGGCCGCCTGAACGACCACCTGGAGCGCGGCAACGTAGACCTGAGCAACGTAGAGGTGCTGATCCTGGACGAAGCCGACCGCATGCTCGACATGGGCTTCAAGCCGCAGATCGACCAGATCATGCGGCGCTGCCGCCGGACGGGGCGCCAGACGCTGCTGTTCTCGGCCACCATGCCCAACTCGGTGAAATCGCTCGCCTACGAGCTGCTGAACGACCCCATCACGGTCGAGGCGGCGCCCAAGGTCACCACGGCCGAAGGGGTGGAGCAGTTCGTCTACCCGGTGGAAACGAGCAAGAAGACCGAGCTGCTGCTGCACATCCTCAAGCAGGAAGAGGTGCGCACGGCGCTGGTGTTCAGCCGCACCAAGTTCGGCGCCGACCGCATCGCCGGCCAGCTGACGCGCGCCGGGCTGACGGTGGAGGTGATGCACAGCGACCGCAACATGGCGCAGCGGGTGCGGGCGCTGGAGGCGTTCCGCAGCGGTGACGTGAAGGTGCTGATCGCGACGGACGTGGCCCAGCGCGGCATCGACGTCGAGGGCATCAGCCACGTGATCAACTACGACGCCCCGCGCGATCCCGAGGGCTACGTGCACCGCGTGGGCCGCACGGCGCGCGCCGGCGAGACGGGCGTGGCCATCACGTTCATGTCGGGCGGCGAGATCGGCGACGTGGCGGCGGTGGAGCACCTGCTGGGTTCGCGCATCGCGCGGGTGAACGTGCCCGGGTTCAGCGTGTTCGCCGAGGAGAGCATCGACGGCGCGCCGCAGGTGACCACGATCACGATGCCGGCCGAGACCAAGAAGGAGCAGCGCGCCGCGCGTGGCCGCAAGATGGGCAAGCACGCGGGCAAGGAGCTGTCGCCCGAGGAGCTCCAGAAGCTTCTGGGCACCAGCAGCGCGGCCTGA
- a CDS encoding HAMP domain-containing methyl-accepting chemotaxis protein → MSAAWNTGGRGTLKRWLYLGGAVIVAVSMIGAVTSVMVLQKLSRDMESRMSQLRTSSEIGTSLESLILNQIAAGERYLVSPDPQFAQAFSQYGRQAHESRRRYRDLENLSTAESQQIAAIEQAHQRIEVEYALAHAQVDVGERDAALRRVAVVRPQTRELEQSIRAISAAQTQKVTDAARELRGEVSRWQLLLGGLGLLAGLFTAGLIFLVLRQIQTPLRTLELAATQLGEGDLRVSFNGQTAGMTREFATLAGAFEQMAGQLRNIVGETAGTAQRISNFASDLSSISEEVAASSGEVATAMVGIAGGAETQSQGLQATRDALEEMGQRSDEIAHASQMVTSLSEQIYVVAAQSRTEVSGALQRLLEIREVVTESASQVNELAQTSAQIDRFVETITAIARQTNLLALNAAIEAARAGEHGRGFAVVAEEVRKLAEGSARAANEVAQNVQAIRGRISEVVGTMGRSTEKVADVEEVSRGADSALEQILAAVDGVRLAANQVEAAAVRNSQAMGGVESALTEVSTTSESHAASAEEVSAAAEEQSAATQEMSASSAELLHAAERMRELVSGFKT, encoded by the coding sequence CCGTGATCGTCGCCGTGTCGATGATCGGCGCCGTCACGTCGGTGATGGTGCTGCAGAAGCTGTCGCGCGACATGGAAAGCCGCATGTCGCAGCTGCGCACAAGCTCCGAAATCGGCACCTCGCTGGAGTCGCTGATCCTCAACCAGATCGCCGCGGGCGAGCGCTACCTGGTGAGCCCCGACCCGCAGTTCGCGCAGGCGTTCTCGCAGTACGGCAGGCAGGCGCACGAGTCGCGGCGCCGCTACCGCGACCTGGAGAACCTGTCCACCGCCGAGAGCCAGCAGATCGCCGCCATCGAGCAGGCGCACCAGCGCATCGAGGTGGAGTACGCCCTGGCGCACGCCCAGGTGGACGTCGGCGAGCGTGACGCGGCGCTGCGCCGCGTGGCGGTAGTGCGCCCGCAGACGCGGGAGCTGGAGCAGTCCATCCGCGCCATCAGCGCCGCGCAGACGCAGAAGGTGACCGACGCCGCCCGCGAGCTGCGCGGCGAGGTGAGCCGCTGGCAGCTGCTGCTGGGCGGCCTCGGGCTGCTGGCGGGCCTGTTCACCGCCGGGCTCATCTTCCTGGTGCTGCGGCAGATCCAGACGCCGCTGCGCACGCTTGAGCTGGCCGCCACGCAGCTGGGCGAGGGCGACCTTCGCGTGAGCTTCAACGGCCAGACGGCGGGGATGACGCGCGAGTTCGCCACGCTGGCCGGCGCCTTCGAGCAGATGGCCGGGCAGCTGCGCAACATCGTGGGCGAAACCGCGGGAACGGCGCAGCGCATCAGCAACTTCGCCTCGGACCTGTCCAGCATCAGCGAAGAGGTGGCTGCCTCCAGCGGCGAGGTGGCCACGGCCATGGTGGGCATCGCCGGCGGCGCCGAAACGCAGTCGCAGGGGCTGCAGGCCACCCGCGACGCGCTCGAGGAGATGGGGCAGCGCTCCGACGAGATCGCCCACGCCTCGCAGATGGTGACGTCGCTTTCCGAGCAGATCTACGTGGTGGCCGCGCAGAGCCGCACCGAGGTGTCTGGGGCGCTGCAGCGGCTGCTGGAGATCCGCGAGGTGGTCACCGAGTCGGCCAGCCAGGTGAACGAGCTGGCGCAGACCTCTGCCCAGATCGACCGCTTCGTGGAGACGATCACCGCCATCGCGCGGCAGACCAACCTGCTGGCGCTGAACGCGGCCATCGAGGCGGCGCGCGCGGGCGAGCACGGCCGCGGCTTCGCGGTGGTGGCCGAAGAGGTGCGGAAGCTGGCGGAGGGCTCGGCCCGCGCGGCCAACGAGGTCGCGCAGAACGTGCAGGCCATCCGCGGCCGCATTTCCGAGGTCGTGGGCACCATGGGGCGCAGCACCGAAAAGGTGGCCGACGTCGAAGAGGTGTCGCGCGGCGCCGACAGCGCGCTGGAGCAGATCCTGGCGGCGGTGGACGGGGTACGCCTGGCGGCCAACCAGGTAGAGGCAGCCGCCGTGCGCAATTCGCAGGCGATGGGCGGGGTGGAGTCTGCGCTGACGGAGGTGTCCACCACCTCCGAGTCGCACGCCGCCAGCGCCGAAGAGGTCTCGGCCGCCGCCGAAGAGCAGTCGGCCGCCACGCAGGAGATGTCGGCCTCCAGCGCCGAGCTGCTGCACGCCGCCGAGCGGATGCGCGAGCTGGTCAGCGGCTTCAAGACCTGA